A single genomic interval of Syngnathoides biaculeatus isolate LvHL_M chromosome 1, ASM1980259v1, whole genome shotgun sequence harbors:
- the hoxa1a gene encoding homeobox protein Hox-A1a, with translation MSTFLDYSVMSSEGGSCSVRAFHPDHGITTFQSCAVTVNNCGADERFMASRASPDDDHQHHHHQQQQQPGSYHPATGNLGVAYGAHPACGSGYGAQSFCASYNHYALNQEVDAAAGFPPCGPLVYSGNLSTSVVAQHRQGYSAAPLGQLQYGHPAYGGGHEQATPFPGCSNPLSPLHAAHLEGCCSPLSEGASNAQTFDWMKVKRNPPKTGRSGEFVYGSQANTVRTNFTTKQLTELEKEFHFNKYLTRARRVEIAATLQLNETQVKIWFQNRRMKQKKREKEGLLPVKAAPSDPEERLQEKMDDVSSEKSLSAPSTPSPPSSSGSSTGADPYCSN, from the exons ATGAGCACTTTCTTAGATTATTCGGTCATGAGCAGTGAGGGGGGGTCGTGTTCCGTCAGAGCTTTCCACCCGGATCACGGGATTACAACTTTCCAGTCGTGCGCCGTGACGGTGAACAACTGCGGCGCGGATGAGCGCTTCATGGCGAGCAGGGCGTCCCCGGACGACGACCatcagcaccaccaccaccagcagcagcagcagccgggGTCGTACCATCCCGCCACGGGGAATCTGGGCGTCGCGTATGGCGCACACCCGGCCTGCGGCTCCGGCTACGGCGCGCAAAGTTTCTGCGCCTCCTACAACCATTACGCGctgaaccaggaagtagacGCCGCCGCGGGGTTCCCACCGTGCGGCCCGCTCGTGTACTCGGGTAACCTTTCCACCTCGGTGGTGGCGCAGCATCGCCAAGGTTACAGTGCCGCCCCTCTGGGGCAACTGCAGTACGGCCACCCTGCCTACGGAGGCGGCCACGAGCAAGCCACCCCCTTCCCGGGGTGCTCGAACCCTCTGTCCCCGCTGCATGCCGCCCACTTGGAGGGATGCTGCTCCCCCCTGTCCGAGGGAGCCTCCAACGCTCAGACCTTCGACTGGATGAAAGTCAAGAGAAATCCCCCCAAAACAG GGAGGTCAGGTGAGTTCGTCTACGGAAGTCAGGCCAACACAGTGCGCACCAACTTCACCACCAAGCAACTGACGGAGCTGGAGAAAGAATTCCACTTTAACAAATACCTGACCCGGGCGAGGCGGGTGGAGATCGCCGCCACGCTTCAGCTGAATGAGACTCAGGTGAAAAtctggttccagaaccgcagGATGAAGCAGAAGAAGCGGGAGAAAGAAGGATTGCTCCCGGTCAAGGCTGCGCCCTCTGACCCCGAAGAGCGCCTTCAAGAGAAAATGGACGACGTGTCGTCAGAGAAGTCGCTTTCTGCTCCTTCgaccccctcccctccttccTCGTCGGGGTCCTCCACTGGGGCCGACCCTTACTGCTCCAATTAA